Within the Nitrosarchaeum sp. genome, the region TTTACTGATGGAGATAGGAGTGTTTTTCTTGCAAATCATTTTGAAGCAAAGAAAATTATATTATTTGGAATGGATTTTGGAAATAAAATTGGAAAATATTCTCAAACAAAAGCATCAGAAAGACAAATCAAATTAAAGAAATTAAGAAGAGCTAGATTGCTTTTGGAATGGCTATCAGAAAATTCAAGATCGCAGTTATTTACAACATCAAGCCAAATTAATGGATTTCAAAAAATATCATATGATGAACTTGATATTATAATTACCTAGAATGCATTTAATACCCATATACATATCAAAGAAATTATGAAGTTTTCAGATGAACAAATACAAGACATTATTGCCATGAGAGACAACATCGTCAAACAAATGGATAAGCATCAGAATGCTATTGAAACATTACAGAAAAATTTGGCAATTTTAGATTCAATATTAAAAGAATCTAGTTTTACGAAAGCTTCTGCCATTAAACAAACAAAACCATCTGAATCATCAAAAAATACCCATATTGAGCCTACTGAAAAATTAGAAAAAAATACAATTCCAATAACTAGTGGAAGTGATGGTAAGATTATTGCAAATGCTTACATCACTCCTGATCAAGTTTCAATAATTTTAGCAGAAAATATGGAAATAAATGCAGATACTCCACCTTTCAAATCATTTTTTATCGATAGAATCATTGGAGAAATGAAACGAAAAGATTCTGTTGAAGCAGAAAACGGTAAAATTCAGAAAGAATCAGTTATTGATTATATTATTAACAAAAATGGTTCAGATATACGAGAAATAATCATTAAAAATTATAGACAAAAAGAAAGAGTAAATGAAATAATTAACACTGCAGGATGGTCACTTACACGAATGCTTGAAAAAATCAAAAAGTGATTTTATGGATAAGATAATAGTTTTAGATTTTGGATCTCAATATAGTCATTTGATTTGCAGAAGAATAAGAGAATTTTCAGTGTATGCAGAGCTAGTCCCCTTTGATATCAGTCTTGAAGAATTACAAAAGCACAATCCTAAAGGAATAATTTTTTCTGGGGGTCCATCAAGTGTCTATAACTCTGATGCTCCAGTTCCTGAAAATAAAATTTTTGACATGAATCTTCCATTACTAGGAATATGTTATGGACATCAATTAATTGTAAATAAGTTTGGAGGAAAGGTAAAAAGGGCTAACAAAGAATACGGTTCATCATTATTAACAATTGATAACGATAAAAATCTGTTAAACGGAATTGGAGGTTCAGTCAGAGCATGGATGAGTCATGGCGATGAGGCAGAGCAAATACCACCAGGATTCAAAGTAATAGGACATACCAAAAGTGCAAAGGCTGCGGCAATTGCTTCAGATGAAAGATCAATCTATGGAATTCAATTTCATCCAGAGGTGGTTCACACAGAACAAGGAACTGAAATTCTCAAAAATTTTGTTTTGAAAGTTTGCGGAGCGAAACAAGATTGGACAATGGAGGGATTCATAGATTCTGCTGTGAATAAAATTTCAAAAATCGAAGGAGATGTTTTATGCGGTGTTAGTGGTGGAATAGATTCTACAGTAGCTGCTTTACTTATTCACAAGGCAATAGGCAATAGACTAAAATGTGTTTTTGTAAATAATGGTCTATTACGATTAAACGAAGAGATAGAAATCAAAGAGATGTTTGAAAAAAATTTTAATGTAAATTTTACAATGGTTGATGCTGTTCAAGATTTTTTAAGTAAATTAAAAGGCATTGAAGACCCTGAGAGAAAAAGGAAGATCATAGGTGAAGAATTTATCAATGTTTTTACAGATTTTGCAAAAAATAAAGGGCCTTTCAAATGGCTTGCACAAGGGACGTTATATCCAGATGTAATAGAGAGTGGAGTTTCAAAAGGTCCTGCTGCAGTGATAAAATCTCATCATAATGTTGGAGGGCTGCCAGATTGGCTTGATTTGGAAATTTTAGAACCATTACGTGAGTTATACAAAGACGAAGTTAGAAAAATTGCTAAAATTTTAGGCGTTCCAGAAAAACTTTTCATGCGACATCCATTTCCAGGACCTGGGCTTGCTGTAAGAATTATCGGTGAAGTTACTCCAAAAAAGCTGCAAATATCAAAAGTAGCAAGTAAAATTGTTGAAGATGAATTGATAGCATCTGGATTTTATGGCAAAGTTTGGCAAGCATATGCAGCGGTAGGTGACGATAAAGCAGTAGGGGTAGTTGGTGATGAGAGAAAATATGGAAACATCGTAATGATTAGAGTAGTAGACTCTATTGATGCAATGACAGCTGATTGGACAAGATTACCACATGAATTACTAGAAAAAATCAGCAATAGAATCACAAATGAGGTAGAAGATGTAACATGGGTAACATATGCTATTTCAAGTAAACCTCCTGCAACAATTGAGCCACAATAAAATACCACATGCTTTCAACCAACTCAAGATTATTCTCAAGTTTGATGTTCAAAAGACCTTTTTAATATAAAATAATTATAATTAATTCATGATAGTAATTCCAAGTGAAATTAAAGAGTTTATTGAGTTACAAGGAATTTTTGCAGTAGGAACTACTGGAGTAAATAATATACCAAATATTTCTCCAAGAATTTTTTTTAGGGTTGATGAAAATGTTATCTATTGGTTAGATTTTTTTAAACATAAATCTTACAAGAATATACAAGTAAATCCATGGGTCACTATCTCTGTTTTTAATAAAGAAGATTTGAAAGGATTTCAATTTAGAGGGATTGTAAATTTTATAACAGATGAGCCAGCAAAATCAGAAATCAAAGAATCAATTATCAAGAAAATATTAGAAAAAAATTCATCAGAGAAAATAAAAAAATTGAGTGAAAAAATAGAAGTT harbors:
- the guaA gene encoding glutamine-hydrolyzing GMP synthase, encoding MDKIIVLDFGSQYSHLICRRIREFSVYAELVPFDISLEELQKHNPKGIIFSGGPSSVYNSDAPVPENKIFDMNLPLLGICYGHQLIVNKFGGKVKRANKEYGSSLLTIDNDKNLLNGIGGSVRAWMSHGDEAEQIPPGFKVIGHTKSAKAAAIASDERSIYGIQFHPEVVHTEQGTEILKNFVLKVCGAKQDWTMEGFIDSAVNKISKIEGDVLCGVSGGIDSTVAALLIHKAIGNRLKCVFVNNGLLRLNEEIEIKEMFEKNFNVNFTMVDAVQDFLSKLKGIEDPERKRKIIGEEFINVFTDFAKNKGPFKWLAQGTLYPDVIESGVSKGPAAVIKSHHNVGGLPDWLDLEILEPLRELYKDEVRKIAKILGVPEKLFMRHPFPGPGLAVRIIGEVTPKKLQISKVASKIVEDELIASGFYGKVWQAYAAVGDDKAVGVVGDERKYGNIVMIRVVDSIDAMTADWTRLPHELLEKISNRITNEVEDVTWVTYAISSKPPATIEPQ
- a CDS encoding pyridoxamine 5'-phosphate oxidase family protein, whose protein sequence is MIVIPSEIKEFIELQGIFAVGTTGVNNIPNISPRIFFRVDENVIYWLDFFKHKSYKNIQVNPWVTISVFNKEDLKGFQFRGIVNFITDEPAKSEIKESIIKKILEKNSSEKIKKLSEKIEVQVIRFEPKVCYSLNPDEFSDMCIGSDVDSTQLFQK